One segment of Heliomicrobium gestii DNA contains the following:
- a CDS encoding spore germination protein yields the protein MVEENKQSFWNTFLYKHRKDELPPPDDRSGKVERALPASLEATKDALKQALGEPKDLFFRPIENPALGRKFLLAAIEGLIDKKELALHVIEPLQNAPPQDESSDIFEALGETVISVPNWQKIKTLDQAKSQLLDGNTLLFAEGLSSGIVIFNHQYEHRTVGEPITEQVIRGPIEGFVEALRVNTALLRKHIKDERLRFESMTIGRRSKTKAVVAYVEGIAYPPRIDAVKEDLKSLDIDVVHDVAELSLLLQKRSFNIFPLSLTSERTDRVTAALMEGRIAVFIDNSPSAMVVPAIFIDFWRTPEDYYYSPLLATFFRILRMIVGNHLTMMLPALYISFTEFPTGIIGSQLIMNMAASREGIAFPPTVEVLLMLLMLDIILEASQRLPRIVGGAVTIVGGLILGQAAVQSKLASNIIVIIVAVTAITNLTVSNLSMLQAMRLLKYYFMIWAAFFGVVGVVFAATTVLAYVGSLKSYGVPYLSQMSAIHLRDLTDTIYLFSPKWRTNRPRTFKAEDGQHWDTQSMKYNEDSMDDI from the coding sequence ATGGTCGAAGAGAACAAACAGAGCTTTTGGAACACCTTCCTCTACAAACACCGCAAGGACGAACTGCCTCCGCCCGATGACCGCTCCGGGAAGGTCGAGCGGGCCTTGCCGGCCTCCCTGGAGGCGACGAAGGACGCATTGAAACAAGCCCTCGGCGAGCCCAAGGATCTCTTTTTTCGCCCCATCGAGAATCCGGCGCTGGGTCGCAAATTTCTCCTGGCCGCCATTGAGGGTCTCATCGACAAAAAAGAATTGGCCCTCCATGTGATTGAGCCCTTGCAGAACGCGCCGCCCCAGGACGAGTCGTCCGATATTTTTGAGGCGCTTGGAGAGACGGTCATCTCTGTCCCCAACTGGCAGAAGATCAAAACGCTCGATCAGGCCAAAAGCCAGTTGCTTGACGGCAACACGCTGCTCTTTGCCGAAGGATTGTCTTCCGGAATCGTCATCTTCAACCACCAGTACGAACACCGGACTGTCGGCGAGCCGATCACGGAGCAGGTGATTCGCGGGCCCATTGAGGGCTTTGTCGAGGCCCTTCGCGTCAACACGGCGTTGCTGCGCAAGCACATCAAAGACGAGCGATTGCGTTTTGAATCGATGACCATCGGCCGGCGGAGCAAGACAAAGGCGGTCGTCGCCTATGTGGAGGGGATCGCCTATCCCCCCCGGATCGACGCTGTCAAGGAGGACTTGAAAAGCCTTGACATCGACGTGGTCCATGATGTGGCCGAACTGTCGCTGCTGTTACAGAAGCGATCCTTCAACATTTTTCCGCTCAGCCTGACGAGTGAGCGCACTGACCGGGTGACGGCCGCTTTGATGGAAGGGCGCATCGCCGTCTTCATCGACAACTCGCCATCGGCCATGGTGGTGCCGGCCATCTTCATCGATTTCTGGCGCACCCCGGAGGATTACTACTATTCGCCCCTTTTGGCCACCTTTTTCCGCATTTTGCGCATGATCGTCGGCAACCACCTGACCATGATGCTGCCGGCCTTATACATCTCCTTCACCGAGTTTCCCACGGGGATTATCGGTTCCCAGTTGATCATGAACATGGCCGCTTCCCGGGAGGGGATCGCCTTCCCCCCAACGGTGGAGGTGCTGCTCATGTTGCTCATGCTTGACATCATCCTGGAAGCGAGCCAGCGACTGCCGCGCATCGTCGGCGGCGCCGTCACGATCGTGGGTGGTCTGATCCTGGGACAGGCGGCTGTCCAGTCAAAACTGGCCTCCAATATCATCGTTATCATCGTGGCTGTGACGGCGATCACCAACCTGACCGTGTCCAATCTATCGATGCTTCAGGCCATGCGGCTCTTGAAATACTATTTCATGATTTGGGCTGCCTTCTTTGGTGTGGTCGGTGTCGTCTTTGCCGCGACCACCGTGCTGGCCTATGTGGGATCCTTAAAATCCTATGGCGTTCCCTATCTGAGCCAGATGTCGGCCATCCATCTCCGGGACCTTACCGATACGATCTACCTCTTTTCGCCCAAGTGGCGGACAAACCGTCCACGAACCTTTAAGGCTGAGGATGGACAACACTGGGATACCCAGTCGATGAAATACAACGAAGACAGCATGGACGATATTTGA
- a CDS encoding GerAB/ArcD/ProY family transporter, protein MYKEEISMIQIGLLMGSFFVSGAGLYYHGFLLHSVTYNPWLPLLSGGLLSLLPSALAWYFCARFPRDNIVGVAQKLAGRWLGVVITLPLVLFHWALPLPVFRIAAELLVDVHLNQTAPVVLSTILLAIACWIALMGTEVVTRTNDEHLVIIFPLTVVMFYLSIADIRLELVLPVNQFDFSYWGRLDFYASLMVFFGFSLPLFLNDSLGHSKKMYWVILTVTIVGILYLLLTLFLILGTLGMEMASSFEQPLKVKMTTLRQMVFFQRVDIFLVLLWMFPTTTAMAAMIVTGARAVGQWLNLTNYHPVIYVYFVVAFLLRSWFEAFQQSTQFLRWLGPLWGIFMIGTVGILLLLARFRRKKTAASRGTGGDCHG, encoded by the coding sequence GTGTACAAAGAAGAGATCTCCATGATCCAGATCGGACTCTTGATGGGCTCCTTTTTTGTCTCCGGGGCCGGTCTCTACTACCATGGCTTTTTGCTGCACAGCGTCACCTACAATCCCTGGCTGCCTCTCCTGTCCGGCGGGCTGTTGTCGTTGCTGCCCTCCGCTCTGGCGTGGTACTTTTGCGCCCGTTTCCCGCGAGACAACATCGTCGGGGTTGCTCAAAAGCTGGCAGGACGCTGGCTTGGCGTCGTCATCACGCTGCCGCTGGTCCTGTTTCATTGGGCCCTGCCCCTTCCCGTCTTCCGGATCGCTGCCGAACTGCTCGTGGATGTGCATCTCAACCAGACGGCGCCGGTCGTCCTGTCCACCATCCTGCTGGCCATCGCCTGTTGGATCGCTCTCATGGGCACCGAAGTGGTGACGCGGACCAACGACGAGCACCTGGTGATCATCTTTCCGTTGACGGTGGTCATGTTTTATCTCTCCATCGCCGATATTCGCCTGGAACTGGTCCTTCCGGTGAACCAGTTTGATTTTTCCTACTGGGGCCGCCTCGATTTTTACGCTTCGCTGATGGTCTTTTTTGGCTTTAGCCTGCCCCTGTTCCTCAATGACTCCTTGGGGCATAGCAAGAAGATGTATTGGGTGATTCTCACCGTCACGATCGTCGGAATCCTCTACCTGCTGCTCACCCTTTTTTTGATCCTGGGGACGCTGGGGATGGAGATGGCCTCCAGCTTTGAGCAGCCCTTGAAAGTGAAGATGACCACCTTGCGCCAGATGGTCTTTTTTCAACGGGTCGACATCTTCTTGGTCCTTCTCTGGATGTTTCCCACGACGACGGCGATGGCGGCGATGATTGTCACCGGCGCGCGCGCGGTCGGACAGTGGTTAAACCTGACCAACTATCATCCCGTTATCTATGTGTATTTTGTGGTCGCCTTTTTGCTCCGGTCTTGGTTCGAAGCCTTTCAACAATCCACCCAGTTTCTCCGCTGGCTCGGTCCCCTCTGGGGGATCTTTATGATCGGCACAGTGGGGATTCTGTTGCTTCTGGCCCGCTTCCGCCGGAAAAAAACTGCGGCCTCTCGCGGAACCGGAGGGGATTGTCATGGGTAA